The Rattus rattus isolate New Zealand chromosome X, Rrattus_CSIRO_v1, whole genome shotgun sequence genome has a window encoding:
- the LOC116889036 gene encoding LOW QUALITY PROTEIN: uncharacterized protein LOC116889036 (The sequence of the model RefSeq protein was modified relative to this genomic sequence to represent the inferred CDS: inserted 2 bases in 1 codon), with product MQLCEKSDMLLDISATCKVTNCFAKFFGVPDLTLYLFNVIFKFNSWTECIYKLSGFLSSLSAFVLEILIASSLCWHLWEFENNVVQYMSFGLWEVYFPQQLNVSGTLTKMLVYTPIDTTWKISTEILYAQNLIVWAILMKPVVLVFSAMGTKISCMKDTLXDMQIYCYKISAIILCVSKMFTFVSVTWDHMVDFYAQITLEFPPDFRVKKETLRRKYLTAVLPVGLLIDTMSSFGVFMFVSEIKHLKLQSPLKDKCGSKTNPIEA from the exons ATGCAACTATGTGAAAAGAGTGACATGCTATTAGATATTAGTGCTACATGTAAAGTGACTAATTGTTTTGCCAAATTCTTTGGTGTCCCTGACTTGACTTTATATTTATTCAATGTCATCTTCAAATTTAACAGTTGGACAGAGTGCATCTACAAGCTGAGTGGCTTCCTTAGTAGCTTATCAGCTTTCGTGTTGGAAATACTCATTGCAAGCAGCTTATGCTGGCACCTGTGGGAATTTGAAAACAATGTTGTGCAGTATATGTCCTTTGGACTGTGGGAAGTATATTTTCCTCAACAACTTAATGTCTCTGGAACACTAACAAAGATGCTGGTGTACACCCCAATTGACACAACATGGAAAATTTCAACTGAAATTTTGTATGCACAGAATCTGATAGTATGGGCCATTTTGATGAAGCCTGTAGTTCTGGTTTTCAGTGCAATGGGCACTAAAATCAGCTGCATGAAAGACACACT GGACATGCAGATATATTGCTACAAGATTTCTGCCATAATTTTGTGTGTCAGCAAAATGTTCACATTTGTTTCTGTGACCTGGGACCACATGGTAGACTTTTATGCCCAAATCACTCTTGAATTTCCACCTGATTTTCGTGTTAAGAAAGAAAccttaagaagaaaatatttaactgcaGTGTTACCAGTAGGCCTCCTAATAGACACCATGTCATCCTTTGGTGTGTTCATGTTTGTCTCTGAGATAAAGCATTTGAAACTACAGAGTCCTCTGAAAGACAAGTGTGGTTCTAAAACAAATCCAATCGAGGCCTGA